The Dyadobacter sp. 676 DNA window CTATTGTACCGTTTCGGCTTGTGCCTCATCGAATACCGCGCTGATCAGCGCATTTGATACCATTCGTATGGGTAAAGCCAAGCTCATGATAGCGGGCGGGTCCGAAGCGGCGATCATTTATTCGGCATTGGGCGGCTTCAACGCGGCGCAGGCGCTTTCCAAAAGAAACGACGATCCGGCGACAGCTTCAAGGCCGTTCGATAAGGACCGCGACGGCTTTGTAATGGGCGAAGGCGCGGCCGCATTAATCCTCGAAGATCTGGAATATGCAAAGGCGAGAGGCGCGCAAATTTATGCGGAGATCGTCGGCGGCGGAATGGCTGCCGACGCATATCACCTCACAGGGACGCCTCCCGACGGACTGGGCGCAGCACTCGGGATGCGGAAGGCCCTGAACGAGGCGGGCATTGCGCCCGATCGGATCGATTACGTGAATGCGCACGCGACTTCCACCGGACTGGGCGATATGAGCGAGCTGCAAGGTTTGAAGACCGTGTTCGGCGATCACCCCGTGGCTATCAGTGCCACCAAGTCAATGACCGGCCACTTACTGGGTGCGGCGGGCGCTCTCGAGAGCATCATTTGCACTTTGGCAGTGAAACACGATGTTATTCCTGCGACTATCAATACGGAGAACCTCGACGAAGCGATACCCGAGGGAATGAACATCGTTTTGGGCAAATCGCTGAACCAGCCTGTAAATTACGCGCTTAACAACACGTTCGGTTTCGGAGGTCACACGGCAACATCCATATTTAAAAAATATACGGAGTAGGGCATAGCCTTACTCCGTGATTTCCGAAAGGACTTCCACAACCCCGTTTTCATCGTTGCTTTTGGCGATGAAGCGGGCTATTTTTTTGATATCCGGATGCGCATTGGCCATGGCGTAGGAATAATGGGCCTTTTCGAGCATTTCGAGGTCGTTCAGATAGTCGCCGAAAACCATGGTCTGCCCGGCAGTAATCCGGAATTTTTCCTGCAAGACCTCCATTGCACGGCCTTTGTTAGCCTTTTTTATGGGAAATATCGAGCCAGATCGGGCCTGACACCTTCACTTGCAGCGCTTCTTCGTACTTTTTGTAATGCGGATAACTGTTGACCTCCGAGCCGGCCAGATCGCATAATGTGAATTTCAGGAACTGGTCGTCGGTGATTTCGAGCAGGTCGTCCACCACCTCATATCTTTCGAAATAAAGTTTGAGATGGTTGATAAACTCCTCGTCGTCATTCTCGACATAGGCCTTCTTTTTCCCGCAAATGATCGGATAAGTGTTTTTTATTTTCCTTTGAGATGACGATAAGCTCCCGGGTAATTTCGGGATCGATCGCCTGAATGTGGATCTCTTCATCCCGGAAAACCACATAACTGCCATTTTCTGCAGCGAAAATGACCTCGTCTTTAACCGCGTCGAGGGTTTTGGCGAGATTGAAGTACTGACGACCGCTGGCTGCCACGAAAATGATTCCGTGGTCTTTTAATTTTCTGAAAACAGGGAAAAACGATTCGTGGATTTCATGTTTGGAGTTCAAAAGCGTACCGTCCATGTCGGTAGCCACCAGCCGGATGTCGGAAAATGTCATGTTTGATTAAATATTGCCTTACCAATCAAGCCAAATAAGCCCGCTATGGTTCCGCTTTTACTGTAAATTCGACAATTAAGGACGTTTGCCAAGAACCGCACCCGCGTTTTCGCTGTTACAATGCCGTACACCACAAATGTTGTCAGGGCCATTCGATGAGATTTTCCAAATACTACCTCACCGCACTAGTTTCCTTTATGATCTGGGGTTTTTTCAGTCTGGCGTTGAAGCCGCTGAAAGCGTACCCTTCGCTCGACATTCTCTTTTACCGGGTATTCATGTGCGCGGCGGTGATGGCGGTGATCAGCCTGTTTATGCGTGGGAAAGTGTTGCGCGAGAGTATCGCCACGTTCAAGGCAATGCCGCAGGCCAGGAAAAGGCAGGTGGCTTTCCTGACGTTGATCGGCGGGGTGTTGTTGACGGCCAACTGGTTTTTCTTCATTTATGTGATGAACCACATCAGCGTAAAAGCAGCGTCGTTTGCGTACCTTGTTTGCCCGATCATGACGACCGTTATCGCTTTTTTTATACTGGATGAAAAGCTCAGTAAATGGCAATGGACAGCCGTCTTACTCAGCGTTGCAAGCTGTATTTTGTTGTCATTCAATAATATAGCGGATATTCTTTACAGTCTTATCGTGGCTGCTTCCTACGCGTTTTACCTGGTAAGCCAGCGCAAAAATACCGGTATCGACAAGTTTCTGGTGCTCACAATCCAGATCATATTTTCGGCATTGCTGCTGCTGCCTTTTTACCCGAAATACAGCTCGGCCTTGCCAACGGAAATGTCGTTTTATGTGTTAATCACGCTGATAGCCATCGTTTTTACGATCATTCCGTTGTTCATGAACCTCTACGCTTTGCAGGGGGTAACGTCTTCGACGATGGGTATTTTGTTGTATATCAATCCATTGATGAACTTTGTGATCGCATTGTTCTATTTTCATGAGCCTATCAACACGATCCAGATCACGGCCTATTCGCTGATCCTGCTATCGATCGTCATTTTCAACGAGCGGTTTATTTTTGGCCGCCGCACCGCCGTCGCCTGATTTGCGATAGGCCGCCGACCGGATGAAACGCCTGAAATGGAAAGTCTCGAAAACGGTCTGAAAGTGTGTATTAAAAAGGGCCCGCATATCAGGCAATTGATCGGCTTCCACCTGACTAATGTTCCTGAAAAAAATATACATGGACCGTAGCAGGGCTTTCTGCCAAAGACGATTGATGCCTTTGTCGATATGAAAGTCTGTAAATAGCCATAATGCGCCGTTTTTTAGCATGCTGTCCAACTTCCGGAAAACTTTCTGCGCGCGTACGTGACTGAAATTGTCGAAAAGAAACGGCGTCATGATTACGTCATATGACGACAGTGCGTTATAATCTTCGATAGCGGCGTGAATGAATGTGACCTTATTGTGCCTGGAATCCCTTTTTCGCGCCAACTCCAACATATTTGAAGAGATTTCCACGTAATCGATCGCCAGTCCCGACGGATGAATGCGCCCCATTTCTTCGATGATCCAGCCCGTGCCCCCGCCCACGACGAGCACGCGTGCGGGAGGCGTTATGAGCGGTAGCAACGCTTGCTGGGCCCGCACAATGGATTTCCCGAATATCAGCCTGCTCAGCTTGTCGTAACGGGACGCAATGCGGTCGTAGTTGTTCACCATGGTAAATGCAGGTTTTGGTGTGCAAAAAGACTGCCCGCAATCCCGCACAGAGCTTTTACCAGCAACAGTCCGTCGATCACGATCAGGTAGAACAAAATGCTTTGCCGCCTTTGCAGCGAAAACGCGACAGTCAGCAGGCACACAAACGGCACCATATTGAAGAGGATCGTCGGAATGCCGAAATGGCGGTAAAGGGCAAATGCCAGGAAGGAAATCAGCCCGACGAGCAGAAGCGGCACCAGCACCAGATAAATCGTTTTCCGCAGGCCCATCCTTACCGCAAACGTCTTCAACTCAATATTCGCGTCGTCCTCGTAATCCTTCATATCGAACATAATTGCGTTGACGGTGCAGAACATCCAGTTTTTAACAAAAAGCCAGAGCATCAGCAGGGGTTCGCCGGCTGTAACGCCCTGTTCGATCCTCAAAGCGGCTATCGGGAAAAGGTTAACGCAACCGGCCCATACGAAGCCGATTACGAATGCTTTCAGCCAGCCGGTTCTCCTGAGGTTGAGTGAAATGAGCGATTTCGGAAGCAATCCATAGTAGAGTACCGCCGCCAATGGCACGAGCAGCAGCACCAGCCAGTAATGCAATGGTAAATGCAATGCGGATGAAAGATTTTTAGCCAGGTACCAGCTTCCCATTCCTGAACAGATACTGAATAAAAATACCTGGCTCACCCGCACGAAGCGATAATGCAGGCGGTACCATTCCGTGCGCGGATTGGCGGAAACTTTGGGCGCAACAGGCCCCGAATAGGCAATGGTGTAGTAAAACACAGTGGTGCAGAAGACAAGCAGATAATAGACAGGCGAATTAAGCGGAAGGTTGAGCTGAAAGGCCGTTTCCAGGGATAATGCCACCGCCAGCAGCCCGACGAAATAATTGGCAAAAAATACAAATGCGATGATCCTGTTTAACATATCTGTCTGTAAGCCAGCGTTCGAAGCCCCCCGGGATGCCCGAATGATATAATTAGAATATCAATTTAGAATTTTTTAAGAGGCGGCCCAGGCTTGGCCGCTATTTACTACATTCGGAAACAATACTTTCTTAAACCATCAATTACATGAAAAAAATCTATTCGATCCTGACACTTTGCATTTTGTGTTGGGCCGGATCTGACCGGACAGGACTTGTTTTTGCGCAAAGTATAGAATTGGCTTCGCAAGATCCCGTCGTAACAAATATTGTGAAAGAAGCGACTGAAAATTCACAGCTCGAAAAACTCGCCCACGAACTAATGGATGTGATCGGGCCGAGGCTCGTCGGCTCACCGCAAATGCAGCAGGCGCACGACTGGGCCGTAGCCAAATATAAAAGCTGGAATATCGCCGCGAGAAACGAAAAATGGGGCGAGTGGCGGGGATGGGAACGTGGCGTATCGCATATCGATATGGTGGCGCCGCGCGTGAAATCGCTGGAAGGAATGCAACTTGCATGGAGCCCTGGGACGAACGGTAAAACTGTAACCGCCGATGTGGTGATCCTCCCCGATGTGGCCGATTCGTTGGCCTTCCGGAAATGGTTACCGTCGGCGAAAGGCAAATTTGTGCTCATCAGCATGAATCAGCCTACCGGTCGCCCCGACTACAACTGGCAGGAGTTTGCTACCAAGGAGTCGTTCGAAAAAATGAAAAAGGACCGTGACCTGCAAGCCGAATCCTGGGCTAACCGTTTGAAAAAGACGGGTTATACGAGCCGGACTTTGCCGCTCGCGTTGGAAAAGGCAGGCGCAGCCGGTGTGGTGATGTCGTATTGGTCAAAGGGTTTCGGCGCTAACAAGATATTCGGGGCCTACACGAAAACCATCCCGACTGTGGATATTTCGCTTGAAGATTACGGATTGCTTTACCGTTTGGCGGAATCGGGGCACACGCCCAAAATCAGCGTGCGGGCGGATGCCAGGGAAACAGGCATAAGCCCTACTTTCAATACAATAGGGGAAATCAAAGGCACTGAAAAGCCGAACGAATACGTCATCCTTTCCGCGCACTTCGATTCATGGGATGGCGGAAGCGGCGCTACCGATAACGGCACAGGCACGCTGGTGATGATGGAGGCGATGCGGATACTGAAAAAAGTGTACCCCAATCCCAAACGGACGATCCTGGTGGGACACTGGGGAAGCGAAGAGCAGGGATTGAACGGCTCGCGTGCGTTTGTGGAAGACCATCCCGACATCGTGCAGAATATCCAGGCGGTGTTCAATCAGGATAATGGCACCGGAAGGGTGGTCAATTTGTCCGGCCAGGGCTTTTTGAACGCATATGAATACCTGGGTCGCTGGCTTTCCAGGGTTCCGGAGCCCATCCGTACGCCGATCGAAACAAAATTTCCCGGAACCCCCGGTACCGGCGGCTCCGATTTCGCTTCGTTCGTAGCCGCCGGCGCGCCCGCATTTTCGCTCAGTTCATTGAGCTGGTCGTACGGTACTTATACCTGGCATACCAACCGCGATACTTACGACAAGATCGTGTTCGACGATGTTCGCGGCAATGCGATCCTTGCCGCGGTGCTCGCCTACCAGGCCAGCGAAGATCCTGCCAGAACGTCGAGAGAAAAAAGCGTATTGCCCGTTGACGCGAAGGGAATGCCCGGCGCATGGCCCGAACCACGTAAGCCTGTACGGCGCGGCGGCCTGGATTAGTAATTTCCGTGCCCCTTTTTAAGAGCAAAGGCATATATTGTCTTTGCTTTTATTAAACCTTTTCAGAACCAATGCAAGTTAAAATCATACCGGAGCCAAATGAAGAAGTGCTGGTCATCCGCCCTTTCGAACAAGGTGCCGAGCCGGGGAACCAGCGAATGTTCAAGGGCGAGAAAGGGGAATTATGGTGGTATTCTTCCAACGAGCTCTGGCTGGGTCTGGGCAAAACCCCGAAACTGCCTGCCATTACCAAAATATTCCGTTCGCTTTTTTTCAAAAGAAAAGACCGCTGGCCGGTCAGCATCACGCTCGACGCCCGGGGGAAATCCGCTGAATGGGTGGGAAATGCCGTAAACGGCATTGTTCTGGGAGGATATGATCTGCAATTGTACAAAACAGAGCCAAAGCCGCTAAGCACTTTCTTTGAAACCGGCACATTGTTTGTCGCGGCCGATGAAGGGGCTATCGTGCAGCAATCGGCGGAAAATGCGTTGAAAACGGGCCGGGTCCAAAAGCGTATTATGGACCTGATGAATGCGCCTTCGAACTATAAAAAGCCGTTAATGCTCGCGGAATGGGGGAAGCAGTCGGGTGAGGCGAACGGATATTCGGTTGAAGTTCTGGAAAAAGACCGCCTGGAAGACCTGGGCATGCATGCATTGCTGGCTGTGAACAAGGGAAGCACAGACCCACCGGTGATGATCGTTTTGGAATACATACCGGAACATTATACCCAAACCGTCGCGCTGGTGGGAAAAGGGGTGACGTTTGACACGGGTGGGATCTCTATTAAACCCTCGGCCAATATGCACTTAATGAAAAGCGATATGGGCGGCGCTGCTGCGGTGCTGGGTACGGTGGAGCTTGCCGCGCAATTGAAACTGCCTGTCCGCATTGTTGGCGTGATACCGTCGACGGAGAACGTCGTGGATGGTTCTGCGATGAAACCGGGCGATGTGATCGGCTCATACGCGGGCAAGACGATCGAAGTGATCGATACCGACGCCGAAGGCCGGCTGATTCTCGCCGACGGGCTGCATTACGCCGTAAAACATTATCAGCCGGACGTGCTCATCGACCTCGCCACACTTACCGGCAGTATTATCCAGACGCTCGGTTACGAAGCCGCGGGACTTTTCAGTACGGACGATGGCCTGGCGGACGCGCTCCTGGAAGCGGGCGAACGAACCGGTGAGCGGCTATGGCGGCTGCCGGTTTGGGACGAGTATAAAGAAGAAATCAGCTCGGATATCGCCGACATTAAGAATTATCATGGCAAACCAATGGCCGGAGCGATCGTGGCGGCGAAATTTCTGGAGGTTTTTACCGCGGAACACCCCGCCTGGGCCCACCTCGACATCGCCGGAACGGCCTTCGGCGATATTGAATTTGCCCCCGGCCGGGCTGGAACGGCTTACGGCGTCCGGTTATTGATTTCCTACCTTTCGAAGTTGGGGTAATAAGGCCAAACGCCGGTTGTAACGGAAATTTAACCCGGGCTTCTCTTGTCAAAATGGTTCTTTTTGCTAGATTTGAGAATATATGTTCTGCGGCAACGATGCATCCAGGAAAGCCGCTACCGTTTCACCAAATCGTATTTTATGACCCGAACTCTGACTTTTCTCTGCATTTCCACTTATTTCAAAGGCAACGATTTTTTACGGGCGCTCAAAGATGCCGGAAACACGGTATTTCTGATTACCGCGAAAAAACTGGAACATAAACCATGGGCCAGAGAGGCTGTGGACGAATTTTTCTTTGTGGAGGAAGGAGAGGACGGTGCGTATAATATGAAGGAGATTATTACCGGTCTCGCGTACGTAATGCGCAGCCGCCCGATCGACCGCGTGGTGGCGCTGGATGATTTCGATGTGGAAAAGGCGGCACATATCCGCGAGTATTTCCGAATTCCCGGCATGGGACAAACAACCGGCCGCTATTTCCGCGACAAGCTCGCCATGCGTACCAAAGCGCTGGAATCGGGCATTTTGGTTCCGGGATTTTCAGCGCTTTTCAACGATGACGAAATCAACCGGTTTATTGAAAAATATCCCGGGCCCTGGATGATCAAACCCCGCTCGGAAGCGTCGGCTACCGGCATCCAGAAACTGCAAACGGCAGAGGAACTTTGGAATACCATTCACGAGCTTGGCGACAAGCGCCATGCATACCTTGTAGAACAGTACAAGCCGGGCGACGTTTACCACGTGGATTCGATCTCCTATAACGGGATCGTCATATTTTCCTGGAACAGCAAATACCTTGCCCCGCCATTCGATGTGGCGCACGGCGGAGGGATATTCCGCTCGGTTACCGTTCCGTTCGACTCCTCGGAAGAACATGCATTGCAGACCCTGGCCGTAGATCTGCTGAAAGCTTTTGGTTTGAAGCACAGTGCTTCCCATACAGAAGTGATCCGCTGCCACGAAGACGGCAAATATTATTTTCTCGAAACCTCGTCCCGCGTGGGTGGCGCACATCTCTCGGAAATGGTGGAAGCGTCGTCCGGCATTAATCTCTGGAAAGAATGGGCGCGAATGGAAACTTCCGAGGCAAAAGGTGAAAATTACAAATTGCCTTCGGTGAGGAAAGAGTATTCCGGTATTATCATTTCCCTGGCACGGCAGGAATGGCCTGATCTGTCGGTGTTCAACGATCCTGAGATCGTCTGGCGCATGAACGAGCCGCATCATGTGGGTTTGGTGGTCCGGTCCAAATCCCGCGAGAAGGTGCTTGAACTAATGGACAAATACGCTGCGATTATCCAGAAAAAATACCATGCGTCCGCGCCGGCCCCTAAAAAAGCGACGCATTGACAGTTACGTTTCGGAAGCGGGGGCACGGTTGGCCAGGTAACTTTCCAGACTTTTGAACTGTGCCGTCCAATATTCTTCAAACAAATCGATCCATCGCCGAACCTCGCTAAAACCATCCTGATTCAGCACGCAATATCGTTCCCGGCCCTTTTCCTCGATATCGATAAACCCGGCGTTTTGCAGGATTTTAATATGTTTGGAAACGGCCGGCCGGCTGATGTCGAAGTTCTCGGCAATGGAATTGATCGTGCGCTTCTTTTCGGCTACCATCATTAATATCTCCCTCCGGCCGCGGTCCGCGAGCGCCTGAAAGGCATCGATTGTTTCTGTACTCATGCGAAACGTGCTTCAAATGCTTTTTTGAACCCTTTGTTGACGATTTTCTTCCAGCCCATTTCCATGATGAAGCTGGTCAGGAGGTTCTTGGCGCCCGTAAAGCCGGTGTGTTCGAGTTGCAGCTCCGTACCGCCGTCCCTGGGCACGAGAATCCACGTCACGACGGTGTCCAGCGTCACGACTCCGGGCTTCGGGCCGCCTTTGAAACTGTACGAAAGTCGTTTCAACGGCTCGATTTCCAGGATTTTGTGATACATAATGCCATCCCAGTTCTGTGCGGGCCGCGGCTTCTGCTGGGTCTGACATTCAAAGCCGATTTCCGGTTTGAAATCCTTCATAGGGCTCCACTTGGCGAGAATTTCCGGGTTGGTCAGACATTCCCAGATCATTTCGGGCGGATGAGGGTAAAACCATTTGAGCTTGATATCGCGTTTCATAATACGTAACTTTTTTTGTTACACAAATTTATATGTAACTTTTTTGTTACGCAATTTTTGTTC harbors:
- a CDS encoding HAD hydrolase family protein, with product MEVLQEKFRITAGQTMVFGDYLNDLEMLEKAHYSYAMANAHPDIKKIARFIAKSNDENGVVEVLSEITE
- a CDS encoding HAD hydrolase family protein, which codes for MTFSDIRLVATDMDGTLLNSKHEIHESFFPVFRKLKDHGIIFVAASGRQYFNLAKTLDAVKDEVIFAAENGSYVVFRDEEIHIQAIDPEITRELIVISKENKKHLSDHLREKEGLCRE
- a CDS encoding EamA family transporter, which produces MRFSKYYLTALVSFMIWGFFSLALKPLKAYPSLDILFYRVFMCAAVMAVISLFMRGKVLRESIATFKAMPQARKRQVAFLTLIGGVLLTANWFFFIYVMNHISVKAASFAYLVCPIMTTVIAFFILDEKLSKWQWTAVLLSVASCILLSFNNIADILYSLIVAASYAFYLVSQRKNTGIDKFLVLTIQIIFSALLLLPFYPKYSSALPTEMSFYVLITLIAIVFTIIPLFMNLYALQGVTSSTMGILLYINPLMNFVIALFYFHEPINTIQITAYSLILLSIVIFNERFIFGRRTAVA
- a CDS encoding methyltransferase domain-containing protein, with the translated sequence MVNNYDRIASRYDKLSRLIFGKSIVRAQQALLPLITPPARVLVVGGGTGWIIEEMGRIHPSGLAIDYVEISSNMLELARKRDSRHNKVTFIHAAIEDYNALSSYDVIMTPFLFDNFSHVRAQKVFRKLDSMLKNGALWLFTDFHIDKGINRLWQKALLRSMYIFFRNISQVEADQLPDMRALFNTHFQTVFETFHFRRFIRSAAYRKSGDGGAAAKNKPLVENDDR
- a CDS encoding UbiA family prenyltransferase; the encoded protein is MLNRIIAFVFFANYFVGLLAVALSLETAFQLNLPLNSPVYYLLVFCTTVFYYTIAYSGPVAPKVSANPRTEWYRLHYRFVRVSQVFLFSICSGMGSWYLAKNLSSALHLPLHYWLVLLLVPLAAVLYYGLLPKSLISLNLRRTGWLKAFVIGFVWAGCVNLFPIAALRIEQGVTAGEPLLMLWLFVKNWMFCTVNAIMFDMKDYEDDANIELKTFAVRMGLRKTIYLVLVPLLLVGLISFLAFALYRHFGIPTILFNMVPFVCLLTVAFSLQRRQSILFYLIVIDGLLLVKALCGIAGSLFAHQNLHLPW
- a CDS encoding M20/M25/M40 family metallo-hydrolase translates to MKKIYSILTLCILCWAGSDRTGLVFAQSIELASQDPVVTNIVKEATENSQLEKLAHELMDVIGPRLVGSPQMQQAHDWAVAKYKSWNIAARNEKWGEWRGWERGVSHIDMVAPRVKSLEGMQLAWSPGTNGKTVTADVVILPDVADSLAFRKWLPSAKGKFVLISMNQPTGRPDYNWQEFATKESFEKMKKDRDLQAESWANRLKKTGYTSRTLPLALEKAGAAGVVMSYWSKGFGANKIFGAYTKTIPTVDISLEDYGLLYRLAESGHTPKISVRADARETGISPTFNTIGEIKGTEKPNEYVILSAHFDSWDGGSGATDNGTGTLVMMEAMRILKKVYPNPKRTILVGHWGSEEQGLNGSRAFVEDHPDIVQNIQAVFNQDNGTGRVVNLSGQGFLNAYEYLGRWLSRVPEPIRTPIETKFPGTPGTGGSDFASFVAAGAPAFSLSSLSWSYGTYTWHTNRDTYDKIVFDDVRGNAILAAVLAYQASEDPARTSREKSVLPVDAKGMPGAWPEPRKPVRRGGLD
- a CDS encoding leucyl aminopeptidase family protein, which codes for MQVKIIPEPNEEVLVIRPFEQGAEPGNQRMFKGEKGELWWYSSNELWLGLGKTPKLPAITKIFRSLFFKRKDRWPVSITLDARGKSAEWVGNAVNGIVLGGYDLQLYKTEPKPLSTFFETGTLFVAADEGAIVQQSAENALKTGRVQKRIMDLMNAPSNYKKPLMLAEWGKQSGEANGYSVEVLEKDRLEDLGMHALLAVNKGSTDPPVMIVLEYIPEHYTQTVALVGKGVTFDTGGISIKPSANMHLMKSDMGGAAAVLGTVELAAQLKLPVRIVGVIPSTENVVDGSAMKPGDVIGSYAGKTIEVIDTDAEGRLILADGLHYAVKHYQPDVLIDLATLTGSIIQTLGYEAAGLFSTDDGLADALLEAGERTGERLWRLPVWDEYKEEISSDIADIKNYHGKPMAGAIVAAKFLEVFTAEHPAWAHLDIAGTAFGDIEFAPGRAGTAYGVRLLISYLSKLG
- a CDS encoding ATPase — its product is MTRTLTFLCISTYFKGNDFLRALKDAGNTVFLITAKKLEHKPWAREAVDEFFFVEEGEDGAYNMKEIITGLAYVMRSRPIDRVVALDDFDVEKAAHIREYFRIPGMGQTTGRYFRDKLAMRTKALESGILVPGFSALFNDDEINRFIEKYPGPWMIKPRSEASATGIQKLQTAEELWNTIHELGDKRHAYLVEQYKPGDVYHVDSISYNGIVIFSWNSKYLAPPFDVAHGGGIFRSVTVPFDSSEEHALQTLAVDLLKAFGLKHSASHTEVIRCHEDGKYYFLETSSRVGGAHLSEMVEASSGINLWKEWARMETSEAKGENYKLPSVRKEYSGIIISLARQEWPDLSVFNDPEIVWRMNEPHHVGLVVRSKSREKVLELMDKYAAIIQKKYHASAPAPKKATH
- a CDS encoding metalloregulator ArsR/SmtB family transcription factor, which translates into the protein MSTETIDAFQALADRGRREILMMVAEKKRTINSIAENFDISRPAVSKHIKILQNAGFIDIEEKGRERYCVLNQDGFSEVRRWIDLFEEYWTAQFKSLESYLANRAPASET
- a CDS encoding SRPBCC domain-containing protein, with protein sequence MKRDIKLKWFYPHPPEMIWECLTNPEILAKWSPMKDFKPEIGFECQTQQKPRPAQNWDGIMYHKILEIEPLKRLSYSFKGGPKPGVVTLDTVVTWILVPRDGGTELQLEHTGFTGAKNLLTSFIMEMGWKKIVNKGFKKAFEARFA